One genomic window of Carassius auratus strain Wakin chromosome 14, ASM336829v1, whole genome shotgun sequence includes the following:
- the LOC113113391 gene encoding glutamate receptor 3-like isoform X4: MNKCLANICQSFSSACLLYWCLFSTNTFGSCPCFQRADIAVAPLTITLVREEVIDFSKPFMSLGISIMIKKPQKSKPGVFSFLDPLAYEIWMCIVFAYIGVSVVLFLVSRFSPYEWHLDETDEAKDPQTPPDPPNDFGIFNSLWFSLGAFMQQGCDISPRSLSGRIVGGVWWFFTLIIISSYTANLAAFLTVERMVSPIESAEDLAKQTEIAYGTLDSGSTKEFFRRSKIAVYEKMWSYMKSAEPSVFAKTTPDGVARVRKSKGKFAFLLESTMNEYIEQRKPCDTMKVGGNLDSKGYGVATPKGSALRNAVNLAVLKLNEQGLLDKLKNKWWYDKGECGSGGGDSKNSCKPCSIETQ, translated from the exons ATGAACAAATGCCTTGCTAACATCTGTCAGTCATTTAGCAGTGCATGTTTATTGTACTGGTGCTTGTTCAGCACTAACACGTTTGGTTCATGTCCCTGTTTCCAGAGAGCAGATATAGCCGTCGCACCATTAACAATCACGCTAGTGCGAGAGGAAGTCATTGACTTTTCCAAGCCCTTCATGAGTTTGGGCATCTCCATTATGATCAAGAAACCTCAGAAGTCCAAGCCGGGTGTGTTCTCCTTCCTGGACCCTCTGGCATATGAGATCTGGATGTGTATCGTTTTCGCCTACATCGGCGTCAGCGTGGTGCTGTTCCTCGTGAGCCGCTTCAGTCCCTACGAGTGGCACCTGGATGAGACTGATGAAGCCAAAGACCCCCAGACCCCTCCAGACCCGCCTAATGACTTTGGGATTTTTAACAGCCTGTGGTTCTCTCTAGGGGCCTTCATGCAGCAGGGCTGTGATATCTCACCAAG GTCCTTATCGGGCAGAATAGTGGGAGGCGTCTGGTGGTTCTTCACCCTCATCATAATCTCGTCCTACACGGCTAACCTGGCTGCTTTCCTCACCGTAGAGAGGATGGTCTCTCCCATAGAGAGCGCTGAAGATCTAGCCAAACAAACAGAGATCGCATACGGGACCTTGGACTCAGGATCAACCAAAGAGTTCTTTAGG CGTTCAAAAATAGCAGTGTATGAAAAAATGTGGTCGTACATGAAATCGGCCGAGCCTTCCGTCTTCGCCAAGACCACGCCCGACGGGGTGGCACGGGTACGAAAGTCGAAGGGCAAATTCGCCTTTCTTCTCGAATCCACCATGAACGAATACATTGAGCAGAGGAAGCCCTGCGACACCATGAAAGTGGGCGGCAATCTGGACTCTAAGGGCTATGGTGTGGCCACCCCCAAAGGCTCAGCATTAAG AAATGCTGTTAACCTGGCAGTTTTAAAACTGAATGAGCAAGGCCTGTTGgacaaattgaaaaacaaatggtGGTACGACAAGGGAGAGTGCGGCAGCGGGGGAGGTGACTCCAAG AACTCCTGTAAACCTTGCAGTATTGAAACTCAGTGA
- the LOC113113391 gene encoding glutamate receptor 3-like isoform X3 gives MNKCLANICQSFSSACLLYWCLFSTNTFGSCPCFQRADIAVAPLTITLVREEVIDFSKPFMSLGISIMIKKPQKSKPGVFSFLDPLAYEIWMCIVFAYIGVSVVLFLVSRFSPYEWHLDETDEAKDPQTPPDPPNDFGIFNSLWFSLGAFMQQGCDISPRSLSGRIVGGVWWFFTLIIISSYTANLAAFLTVERMVSPIESAEDLAKQTEIAYGTLDSGSTKEFFRRSKIAVYEKMWSYMKSAEPSVFAKTTPDGVARVRKSKGKFAFLLESTMNEYIEQRKPCDTMKVGGNLDSKGYGVATPKGSALRFVSFRDLSVANLRNHFTCVYACVCVCVCVGVCVCVCVCVCVCVPSHLSSVFFVLRSFSHVSCDCPS, from the exons ATGAACAAATGCCTTGCTAACATCTGTCAGTCATTTAGCAGTGCATGTTTATTGTACTGGTGCTTGTTCAGCACTAACACGTTTGGTTCATGTCCCTGTTTCCAGAGAGCAGATATAGCCGTCGCACCATTAACAATCACGCTAGTGCGAGAGGAAGTCATTGACTTTTCCAAGCCCTTCATGAGTTTGGGCATCTCCATTATGATCAAGAAACCTCAGAAGTCCAAGCCGGGTGTGTTCTCCTTCCTGGACCCTCTGGCATATGAGATCTGGATGTGTATCGTTTTCGCCTACATCGGCGTCAGCGTGGTGCTGTTCCTCGTGAGCCGCTTCAGTCCCTACGAGTGGCACCTGGATGAGACTGATGAAGCCAAAGACCCCCAGACCCCTCCAGACCCGCCTAATGACTTTGGGATTTTTAACAGCCTGTGGTTCTCTCTAGGGGCCTTCATGCAGCAGGGCTGTGATATCTCACCAAG GTCCTTATCGGGCAGAATAGTGGGAGGCGTCTGGTGGTTCTTCACCCTCATCATAATCTCGTCCTACACGGCTAACCTGGCTGCTTTCCTCACCGTAGAGAGGATGGTCTCTCCCATAGAGAGCGCTGAAGATCTAGCCAAACAAACAGAGATCGCATACGGGACCTTGGACTCAGGATCAACCAAAGAGTTCTTTAGG CGTTCAAAAATAGCAGTGTATGAAAAAATGTGGTCGTACATGAAATCGGCCGAGCCTTCCGTCTTCGCCAAGACCACGCCCGACGGGGTGGCACGGGTACGAAAGTCGAAGGGCAAATTCGCCTTTCTTCTCGAATCCACCATGAACGAATACATTGAGCAGAGGAAGCCCTGCGACACCATGAAAGTGGGCGGCAATCTGGACTCTAAGGGCTATGGTGTGGCCACCCCCAAAGGCTCAGCATTAAG ATTTGTATCATTTCGAGACTTATCTGTGGCTAATTTAAGAAACCATTTCacatgtgtgtatgcgtgtgtgtgtgtgtgcgtgtgtgttggtgtgtgtgtgtgtgtgtgtgtgtgtgtgtgcgtctgcgtCCCTTCCCATCTCTCTTCTGTCTTTTTTGTCCTTCGATCTTTCTCTCATGTCTCGTGTGACTGTCCTTCCTGA